In a single window of the Oscillatoria sp. FACHB-1407 genome:
- a CDS encoding hybrid sensor histidine kinase/response regulator produces the protein MTSERIVPLSEYHRLPQTAQTSDWYKRLLEVVCNNATLALFIMDEHQQCVYMNPAAETLTGYTLAETQGHPLHNVIHHTRPDGRPYPLCECPIDRAFPQNNQEQGEEVFVHKDGHFYPVAYTASPIREGERVTGTIIEVRDITQEKLAEQARQQATQREQILHRDAEIARQRVETVLSSISDGVFMLDRTWRYTYVNDRLCEMAGKSRDDMLGYNNWELFPEAVNTDVYVQFHRAMYEQVSLQFEYLHLPWNRWFEYRVYPSDQGITVFAAEISDRKQAEAALAVKSAELQHVTETVGIGLTRCSRDLRYLSANPAYAELVGMTVDEIVGRPIVEVMGETAFEVIRPYVEQVLQGDRVEYEAEFSLTKGEVCYLHVVYTPDEDSNGSVIGWIASIMDISDRKRNEAALRQSETILNAFIASSPVGMVFFDRDWRYIYANEALAAINGLPLEEHIGRTLRDVLPQWAPIVEPIFQQVIDTKTPRLNQEVVGATNPADLVRHCLINYFPVCLPDGDVIGLGVTDLDITERRQAEEALRQSEERLRVALQNAPITVFNQDQELRYTWLHNPVLYDPQEILGKCDRDFLQPEEADLLTTIKQRVLDTGVGVREDIKITRDGVNYYYDLTIEPLRDTNHKVIGITGAAINVSKTKQIEIDLRQSEERLRLAVEGAQMATWDVDLKTGKAIWSDLHFTMLGYEPTPTGEASEAMWDNRIHPDDAERVAQEWHQSRQQRRLYRAEYRIVRADNQQIAWLAAVGNFTYDQNGEPIRSIGVLFDITERKQAEEALRESEERFRVLADCAPPLIWLNGADGGCEFVNQAYLAFFGKTLEQVQGFGWQPDLHPDDLDQYVSAYLEAFRAQRPFYGQVRVMRADGQYRWLESYGLPRLSDSGETLGYVGTSFDITDRKHAEADLRQSEEQLRLATESANLGMWFWDVTSDQLVWTDQAKAMFGLPIDIEMSMQVFLNAVHPDDRPMIQGVVDDLQVEPIHTETEYRTLWADGTVRWILARGNSTYDANGTLVATRGVLMDITERKQAEAALRESIAVLNTVNQATPTLIYAKDRQGRLVMANPATIRLLGKPAEQLIGTTSENFLNLETAEQVNENDRHVIETGEISVFEEVVVLPEGTRTFLSTKSPHHDEQGNVIGLIGVSTDITERKQAELEREQLLIREQAAREEAQAANRIKDEFLAVLSHELRSPLNPILGWTKLMQTQTFTPEKTAQALATIERNAKLQAQLIEDLLDVSRILRGKMVLNVEPINLVTIIEAAIETVRLAAESKGITLRLVVSDGANQWERGNMNLWERGLNGASPPLPLPSSCPPVIEVWGDSARLQQIVWNLLTNAVKFTPYAGQVEVQLAPVGDGEWGVESGTWQMGAGETHLHTDAMDRVSSGSPAFAQITVSDTGKGIDPNFLPHVFDYFRQEDGATTRKFGGLGLGLAIVRHLTEQHGGTIQADSPGEGQGATFTVRLPLLTRRRSEAIDEGQDPDSPMTSSQHPLAGLRILVVDDEADMRELMLTVLETYGAQVSIVQSAKEALRLLQQTQPDLLISDIGMPDMDGYMLIQQVRKLPPDKGRYIPAIALTAYASEFDQQQALAAGFQQHIAKPVEPDVLVEAIATLLRL, from the coding sequence ATGACATCCGAGCGGATTGTGCCATTGAGCGAGTATCATCGCCTGCCGCAAACAGCCCAAACGTCTGATTGGTACAAGCGTCTGCTAGAAGTTGTCTGCAACAATGCCACGCTTGCCCTCTTCATCATGGATGAGCACCAGCAGTGTGTGTATATGAACCCCGCCGCAGAAACGCTGACGGGTTATACGCTGGCTGAGACCCAGGGACATCCTCTGCATAACGTGATTCACCATACTCGTCCTGATGGTCGCCCCTATCCCCTGTGTGAGTGCCCGATCGATCGGGCGTTTCCCCAAAACAACCAGGAGCAGGGTGAGGAAGTCTTTGTCCACAAGGACGGTCACTTTTATCCGGTGGCTTATACAGCTAGTCCCATTCGAGAAGGTGAGCGGGTCACAGGCACCATCATCGAGGTGCGAGACATCACCCAGGAAAAACTGGCAGAGCAGGCGCGACAGCAAGCTACCCAACGCGAACAGATCTTACATCGCGATGCAGAAATAGCTCGACAACGGGTAGAAACCGTTCTCTCCAGCATTAGTGATGGGGTCTTTATGCTCGATCGCACCTGGCGTTATACCTACGTCAACGATCGCCTCTGTGAGATGGCGGGCAAGTCGCGGGACGACATGCTGGGTTACAACAACTGGGAACTTTTTCCAGAGGCGGTGAATACAGACGTGTACGTCCAGTTTCACCGGGCAATGTACGAGCAGGTGTCGCTGCAATTTGAGTATCTCCATCTTCCCTGGAATCGCTGGTTTGAATACCGTGTGTACCCATCCGATCAGGGAATCACCGTGTTTGCCGCTGAGATTAGCGATCGCAAACAGGCAGAAGCCGCTCTAGCGGTCAAATCGGCTGAGTTGCAGCACGTAACAGAAACCGTTGGCATTGGACTAACCCGTTGCAGTCGCGATTTACGTTATCTCTCTGCCAATCCTGCCTACGCTGAATTGGTTGGCATGACGGTAGACGAGATCGTCGGCAGGCCGATTGTGGAGGTGATGGGCGAAACCGCCTTCGAGGTGATTCGTCCCTACGTTGAGCAAGTCTTGCAGGGCGATCGCGTCGAATATGAAGCCGAATTTTCGCTGACAAAAGGGGAAGTGTGCTACCTGCATGTGGTCTATACTCCCGACGAAGACAGCAACGGCAGTGTTATTGGCTGGATTGCATCGATTATGGACATTAGCGATCGCAAGCGTAACGAAGCTGCCCTACGTCAAAGCGAAACCATTCTGAATGCCTTTATCGCCAGTTCGCCCGTTGGCATGGTGTTCTTTGACCGAGACTGGCGGTACATCTACGCCAATGAGGCCCTGGCGGCAATCAACGGTCTTCCCCTGGAGGAGCACATCGGACGAACCCTGCGAGACGTCTTGCCCCAGTGGGCACCGATTGTGGAACCCATTTTTCAGCAGGTGATCGACACCAAAACACCGCGACTCAACCAGGAAGTGGTGGGGGCAACGAACCCTGCTGATCTGGTGCGGCATTGCTTGATTAACTATTTCCCGGTGTGTCTGCCCGATGGAGATGTGATCGGGCTTGGCGTAACCGACCTGGACATCACCGAGCGCAGACAGGCAGAGGAAGCCCTGCGTCAGAGCGAAGAGCGGTTGCGGGTAGCGTTGCAAAATGCTCCCATTACCGTGTTTAACCAGGATCAGGAACTCCGTTATACCTGGCTCCATAACCCAGTGTTGTATGACCCACAGGAGATACTGGGCAAGTGCGATCGCGACTTTTTGCAACCTGAAGAGGCAGACCTGCTGACAACCATCAAACAACGGGTGCTCGACACGGGAGTCGGTGTCCGTGAAGACATCAAAATTACCAGAGATGGGGTGAACTACTACTACGACTTAACGATAGAACCCTTACGAGATACCAATCACAAGGTTATTGGGATTACGGGTGCTGCGATTAATGTCTCCAAAACCAAGCAGATTGAGATTGATCTGCGACAGAGCGAAGAGCGGCTCCGATTGGCAGTGGAAGGGGCGCAAATGGCAACCTGGGATGTAGATCTGAAAACCGGAAAAGCCATCTGGTCAGACCTCCATTTCACCATGTTGGGCTATGAGCCAACTCCCACAGGTGAAGCCTCAGAAGCCATGTGGGATAACCGCATCCATCCCGATGATGCAGAGCGGGTCGCGCAGGAATGGCACCAGTCTCGCCAACAGCGCAGGCTCTATCGTGCCGAGTATCGAATCGTCCGTGCCGATAATCAGCAAATTGCATGGCTGGCAGCGGTCGGCAACTTCACCTATGACCAGAACGGCGAACCGATCCGCTCGATTGGGGTGCTGTTTGATATCACAGAACGCAAACAAGCTGAAGAAGCTCTGCGGGAAAGCGAAGAACGCTTCCGAGTGTTGGCGGATTGCGCTCCGCCTCTAATCTGGCTCAACGGGGCTGATGGGGGGTGTGAGTTTGTCAACCAGGCCTATCTCGCTTTCTTTGGGAAGACCCTGGAGCAGGTACAGGGATTTGGCTGGCAACCCGACTTGCATCCAGACGATCTGGATCAGTATGTTTCCGCCTATTTAGAAGCATTTCGGGCGCAGAGGCCCTTTTACGGACAAGTAAGAGTCATGCGAGCCGACGGACAATATCGCTGGCTCGAATCCTACGGTCTGCCCCGACTCAGTGACTCTGGAGAGACGCTGGGCTATGTCGGCACCAGCTTTGATATCACCGATCGCAAACACGCTGAGGCAGACCTGCGCCAAAGCGAAGAACAACTGCGACTGGCAACAGAAAGTGCCAATTTAGGGATGTGGTTTTGGGATGTGACCAGCGACCAACTGGTCTGGACAGACCAGGCTAAAGCGATGTTTGGTCTACCGATTGATATCGAAATGTCGATGCAAGTATTTCTCAATGCTGTGCATCCAGACGATCGCCCCATGATTCAAGGGGTTGTGGATGACCTGCAAGTAGAGCCAATTCACACTGAAACCGAATATCGCACCCTGTGGGCAGATGGCACAGTGCGGTGGATTTTAGCCAGAGGCAATTCCACTTACGATGCCAATGGCACCTTGGTGGCAACACGAGGCGTGTTGATGGATATCACTGAGCGCAAACAAGCTGAAGCAGCACTCAGAGAAAGCATCGCTGTGCTCAATACCGTCAACCAGGCAACCCCGACCCTGATTTACGCCAAAGATCGCCAGGGACGGTTAGTCATGGCAAATCCGGCTACTATACGCTTGTTAGGTAAACCAGCAGAACAGCTAATTGGCACAACATCAGAGAATTTTCTCAACCTGGAAACAGCCGAGCAGGTGAATGAGAACGATCGCCACGTGATCGAAACGGGTGAGATCAGCGTCTTCGAGGAAGTGGTGGTCTTGCCTGAGGGAACGCGCACTTTTCTATCGACCAAATCGCCTCACCACGATGAACAGGGGAACGTGATTGGGCTGATTGGCGTTTCTACCGACATCACTGAGCGCAAGCAAGCTGAATTGGAACGGGAGCAGTTGTTAATTCGTGAACAAGCTGCACGAGAGGAAGCCCAAGCCGCGAACCGGATTAAGGATGAATTTCTGGCAGTGTTGTCCCATGAGTTGCGATCGCCCCTGAATCCAATTCTCGGTTGGACAAAGCTGATGCAAACTCAGACCTTTACCCCCGAAAAGACAGCCCAGGCACTCGCCACCATCGAACGCAACGCCAAACTACAAGCCCAATTGATTGAGGATCTGTTGGATGTCTCCCGGATTTTGCGCGGCAAAATGGTTCTCAATGTCGAGCCAATTAACCTGGTGACGATCATCGAAGCGGCGATCGAAACTGTCCGATTAGCGGCTGAGTCCAAGGGAATTACCCTGAGATTGGTGGTCAGCGATGGAGCCAATCAGTGGGAGCGTGGCAATATGAACCTGTGGGAGCGTGGCTTGAATGGAGCGTCCCCCCCTCTCCCCCTGCCCTCCTCTTGCCCTCCTGTCATCGAAGTCTGGGGAGACTCTGCCCGCCTTCAGCAGATCGTTTGGAACTTGCTCACCAACGCAGTCAAATTCACTCCTTATGCGGGTCAAGTCGAAGTGCAGTTGGCACCAGTCGGGGATGGGGAATGGGGCGTAGAAAGTGGGACATGGCAGATGGGAGCAGGGGAAACTCACCTCCATACAGACGCGATGGATCGCGTTTCTTCTGGCTCCCCTGCTTTTGCTCAAATCACCGTCTCTGACACTGGAAAGGGCATTGACCCCAACTTCTTGCCCCATGTGTTTGACTACTTCCGGCAAGAGGATGGAGCCACGACCCGCAAGTTTGGTGGGTTAGGACTGGGACTGGCGATCGTCCGACACCTCACCGAACAGCACGGCGGCACGATCCAGGCAGACAGCCCAGGAGAGGGGCAGGGAGCAACCTTTACGGTGCGATTGCCATTGTTAACCAGACGACGCAGCGAAGCCATTGACGAAGGGCAAGACCCTGACTCCCCAATGACCTCATCTCAGCATCCCCTGGCTGGGCTGCGAATCCTGGTTGTGGATGATGAAGCCGACATGCGCGAGTTGATGCTAACGGTTTTGGAAACCTATGGAGCACAGGTGAGCATAGTTCAATCCGCTAAGGAGGCATTGAGACTGTTGCAGCAAACTCAGCCTGATTTGCTGATCAGCGACATTGGTATGCCAGATATGGATGGATATATGCTGATTCAGCAGGTGAGAAAATTGCCCCCAGACAAAGGGAGATACATTCCAGCGATCGCCCTAACGGCCTATGCCAGCGAATTTGACCAACAGCAAGCCTTAGCGGCTGGGTTTCAACAACACATTGCCAAACCTGTGGAACCAGATGTTTTAGTAGAGGCGATCGCCACTCTCTTGCGGTTATAG
- a CDS encoding S41 family peptidase: protein MTHQLSRFSKPAKLSAIAVITFAVLFLLWLMTPVLSQESLEEKVFNEVWQTINANFYDDTFNGVDWASQRDKYKPQALQARTREAFATVINQMLADLKTSHTYFYTPNETAYYQLLGIFQPDIQELPPAAKSLFPNGKYEYTGIGLFTKTMNGKTFVSAILDGSPAATAGVMVGDELLSVDGNPYQAIESFAGKAGQRVTLLIQRSADPTSQQAIDVTPQTFDTTTLFKEAQQASTQIIEQQDNRIGYIHIWSNAADFHQEQMLEELMFGELSRADGLVLDIRDGWGGGSIAYLNFFTGESPSVTSIRRNGDTFVANYRWQKPVVLLINEGSRSSKEIIAFGFRQANLGAIVGTTTAGAVVAGRGFVMQDGSLLYVAVADVLVDGNQRLEGKGVAPDIPVAFPLEYAAGVDPQKQQAIATLTTVLEQQNQP from the coding sequence ATGACTCACCAACTTTCTCGTTTTTCTAAACCTGCAAAACTTTCTGCGATCGCAGTAATAACGTTTGCAGTTCTTTTTCTCCTCTGGTTAATGACTCCTGTTTTGTCACAAGAGTCACTCGAAGAGAAGGTGTTTAACGAAGTTTGGCAAACTATCAATGCCAACTTTTATGATGACACCTTTAATGGAGTGGACTGGGCAAGTCAGCGAGACAAATACAAACCGCAAGCCTTACAGGCACGCACTCGTGAAGCGTTTGCAACGGTAATCAATCAGATGCTCGCTGACTTGAAAACCTCCCATACGTACTTCTACACGCCCAATGAAACGGCTTATTACCAACTGTTAGGGATCTTTCAACCAGACATTCAAGAGTTGCCCCCCGCTGCAAAATCCCTTTTCCCCAACGGCAAATATGAGTACACAGGCATTGGTCTGTTTACCAAGACCATGAATGGCAAAACCTTTGTCAGTGCAATTTTAGACGGTAGCCCAGCGGCAACGGCGGGGGTGATGGTGGGTGATGAACTGCTCAGCGTGGATGGCAACCCCTACCAGGCGATCGAATCATTTGCAGGCAAAGCCGGACAACGTGTAACGCTATTGATTCAACGATCTGCGGATCCGACCAGTCAGCAAGCAATTGACGTGACTCCCCAGACCTTTGATACAACAACCCTGTTCAAAGAAGCACAACAGGCAAGCACGCAGATCATCGAACAGCAGGACAACCGCATTGGCTACATTCACATCTGGTCAAATGCGGCTGACTTTCATCAGGAGCAGATGCTGGAGGAGTTGATGTTTGGCGAATTGTCGCGGGCAGATGGACTAGTGCTGGATATCCGCGACGGATGGGGCGGCGGTTCGATCGCCTATCTCAATTTCTTCACCGGGGAAAGTCCGAGTGTGACCAGCATTCGGCGCAATGGCGATACATTCGTCGCCAATTATCGCTGGCAAAAGCCAGTTGTGCTGCTGATCAATGAGGGCAGCAGAAGCAGCAAGGAAATCATTGCTTTTGGCTTTCGGCAGGCCAACCTGGGGGCGATCGTCGGCACGACGACCGCTGGGGCAGTTGTGGCAGGACGCGGATTTGTTATGCAAGATGGCAGTTTGCTCTACGTTGCCGTTGCCGATGTTTTGGTAGACGGAAACCAACGATTAGAAGGCAAAGGAGTTGCCCCAGATATTCCCGTAGCATTTCCGCTGGAGTATGCAGCAGGCGTTGACCCACAAAAACAGCAGGCGATCGCCACACTCACAACCGTCCTTGAGCAGCAGAACCAGCCTTGA
- a CDS encoding tetratricopeptide repeat protein yields MVQFNIDRVLQKTGALLGLSLTIASTHVAIAPSLTLAQVLSNSSAPNCQAERQQTQEAALNALLVQAEQAIASGQADQASRVLLQALQQLRAMPNSPIRVSLLERLVGSVGENVAYTSPLDQLVRAVSPQRPQAALAVLSAAFDLTRTVSNSYSASKTRTLIALANDYAQLRQPDQSHRILTEALTTSNTIQGAEFKAIALIGIAEAYVNAEQRDRVAPILERSLQSVQAIPNPNAYRKAAAIERIASLYAQIGQVDRALQVARLIEGTYQPNVTLAIANQYAELGQIDRALEVLQSVRLPEQKAPALAAIAGRVTAQQPQRAAQLYTQAVTTARASQNAEVLATVALRYVEAGGLVATADETIQAIANPGVQAPALGAIALAYARAGQEDRADARLTQAIERLGTIPEGGDRLPVLQRLIDQAAQSGRYDYALRIAETIQPGESAPFERVEVLTQLAERAIAAHRHDAALQIIEQIPPSFASWRDRLYPPILRELVQTESLDQAIAIAQQETADPSFQPRMLAVIAAQAKRMGQTEQSTTLFNRAIQLANQIDYASTQAEVLGAIAQAYLTAGQPEQATQWLNQTIATAQAIEDVPSRSHTLRTIAEQLTFANYHRAAIQVAEAIPDASERLAKLNEAMEKAIHAGDVTTLLTVLNRLDNPVLKTRWLIALADRHRQFGEVTQARTMLNQALQTARTVPGNESQMLTVRGGESSLVVEDDQDRGSFLMAIAVRYAQMGQLPQAQQIVQMLESTTLRQQLTQQINCYR; encoded by the coding sequence GTGGTTCAATTCAATATCGATCGCGTCCTACAGAAAACGGGTGCTCTCCTGGGCTTGAGCCTGACGATCGCGTCAACCCACGTCGCGATCGCCCCTTCCCTGACGCTGGCACAAGTGTTATCCAACTCCTCCGCCCCAAACTGCCAGGCAGAGCGGCAGCAAACCCAGGAAGCGGCATTAAATGCCTTGCTGGTGCAGGCAGAACAAGCGATCGCCAGTGGACAGGCTGATCAGGCTTCCCGTGTTCTCCTGCAAGCCCTTCAACAACTTCGAGCGATGCCAAATTCACCCATTCGAGTCAGCCTGCTAGAACGATTGGTTGGCAGTGTTGGGGAAAACGTGGCATACACCAGTCCTTTGGATCAGTTAGTGCGGGCGGTATCACCTCAACGACCGCAAGCGGCTTTAGCGGTGTTGTCGGCTGCCTTTGACCTGACACGCACGGTCAGCAACAGCTACAGTGCCTCTAAAACTCGCACGCTGATTGCTCTCGCCAATGACTACGCTCAGTTAAGACAACCCGACCAGAGCCATCGCATCCTCACCGAAGCTCTGACCACGAGCAATACGATTCAGGGAGCAGAGTTCAAAGCGATCGCCCTGATTGGAATTGCCGAAGCCTATGTGAATGCTGAGCAGCGCGATCGGGTTGCCCCCATCCTGGAGCGATCGCTGCAATCGGTACAAGCCATCCCCAATCCCAATGCCTACCGTAAAGCTGCCGCAATCGAGCGAATTGCCAGTCTCTACGCCCAGATTGGTCAGGTTGACCGTGCGCTGCAAGTGGCTCGGCTGATCGAGGGGACATACCAGCCCAACGTGACGCTGGCGATCGCCAATCAATACGCGGAACTGGGGCAGATCGATCGCGCCCTGGAGGTTCTGCAAAGCGTTCGGTTGCCGGAACAAAAAGCCCCTGCTCTAGCTGCGATCGCCGGACGGGTGACGGCTCAGCAACCGCAGCGAGCGGCTCAACTGTATACCCAGGCAGTGACAACGGCGCGAGCGTCGCAAAACGCGGAGGTGCTTGCTACAGTGGCGTTGCGCTATGTCGAGGCAGGGGGGTTGGTGGCAACGGCAGATGAGACGATTCAGGCGATCGCAAATCCAGGGGTACAGGCTCCCGCATTGGGGGCGATCGCACTCGCCTACGCCAGAGCAGGACAGGAAGACCGGGCTGATGCTCGCTTGACCCAGGCGATTGAGCGGTTGGGGACGATTCCAGAAGGGGGCGATCGCCTTCCAGTGCTGCAACGATTGATCGACCAAGCGGCTCAAAGCGGACGTTATGACTACGCCTTGCGTATTGCTGAAACCATTCAACCGGGGGAGTCTGCGCCTTTTGAACGGGTTGAGGTGTTGACCCAACTGGCAGAACGGGCGATCGCCGCCCATCGCCATGACGCAGCCTTGCAAATCATAGAGCAGATTCCACCCAGTTTTGCCAGTTGGCGCGATCGCCTCTATCCGCCAATCTTGCGGGAGTTGGTACAAACGGAGTCCCTGGATCAAGCGATCGCCATCGCTCAACAGGAAACCGCCGACCCCAGCTTTCAACCTCGAATGCTGGCGGTGATCGCCGCACAAGCGAAACGAATGGGACAGACTGAGCAATCGACTACCCTCTTTAACCGGGCGATTCAACTCGCCAACCAGATCGACTATGCCTCGACCCAAGCAGAAGTCCTGGGGGCGATCGCGCAAGCCTACCTGACCGCAGGGCAACCGGAGCAAGCAACGCAATGGCTGAATCAAACCATTGCAACCGCGCAAGCGATCGAGGATGTGCCCAGTCGTTCCCACACACTGCGAACCATCGCCGAACAGTTGACCTTCGCCAATTACCATCGAGCCGCTATTCAAGTGGCAGAGGCAATTCCAGATGCATCTGAACGACTGGCTAAGTTGAATGAAGCGATGGAGAAGGCGATCCATGCCGGAGACGTGACCACCCTGCTGACGGTTCTCAATCGGTTGGATAATCCGGTGCTCAAAACGCGCTGGCTGATTGCACTTGCCGATCGCCACAGGCAATTTGGTGAGGTAACTCAGGCGAGAACGATGTTGAACCAGGCATTACAAACCGCTCGCACGGTTCCGGGAAATGAATCACAAATGCTGACTGTGCGAGGCGGTGAAAGCTCGCTGGTGGTTGAGGATGATCAAGATCGGGGCAGTTTTTTGATGGCGATCGCCGTTCGCTATGCCCAAATGGGTCAACTTCCACAAGCCCAACAGATCGTTCAAATGCTGGAAAGTACAACGTTGCGGCAACAGTTAACGCAACAAATTAACTGTTATCGCTAA